One genomic window of Thermodesulfobacteriota bacterium includes the following:
- the arcC gene encoding carbamate kinase, whose translation MKSGLAVLAIGGNSLIKDKDHIALSSQYEAIQETTKYIAELIAEGMNLVLTHGNGPQVGFIYRRGELARHELPLIPLDICGADTQGAIGYMIQMALLNDFRRMGIDKKVVAVVTKTVVDRDDPSFKNPTKPIGSFMSEEEALKHQQESGWKVMEDAGRGFRRVVPSPFPKEIIELDVIKLLVESGYVVIAAGGGGIPVIRDEQGDLHGVEAVIDKDFGSSLLARNLGAETFVISTAVDAVYLNFGKENQKPIRRATLSEVKEYLKEGHFKPGSMLPKIEAIIQFLEGGGKRAIITSPENLLKALRGESGTTFFN comes from the coding sequence ATGAAATCCGGCCTTGCCGTTCTCGCCATCGGCGGAAACTCCCTGATCAAGGATAAAGACCACATCGCCCTCTCCTCTCAATACGAGGCGATCCAAGAGACCACCAAATACATCGCGGAGTTGATTGCCGAAGGCATGAACCTGGTCCTCACCCACGGAAACGGGCCTCAGGTGGGGTTCATCTACCGCCGGGGAGAACTGGCAAGGCACGAGCTTCCTCTCATCCCCCTCGACATCTGCGGCGCCGATACCCAGGGGGCCATCGGCTACATGATCCAGATGGCCCTTTTGAACGACTTCAGGAGGATGGGCATCGACAAGAAGGTGGTGGCGGTCGTCACCAAGACGGTCGTCGATCGAGACGACCCCTCCTTTAAAAACCCGACCAAACCGATCGGCTCCTTCATGAGCGAGGAGGAGGCCCTCAAGCACCAGCAGGAGTCCGGATGGAAGGTGATGGAGGATGCGGGAAGGGGGTTCAGGCGCGTCGTCCCGTCCCCTTTTCCGAAGGAGATCATCGAGCTGGACGTGATTAAACTGCTCGTCGAAAGCGGCTACGTGGTCATCGCCGCAGGGGGTGGAGGCATTCCGGTCATCCGGGACGAGCAGGGAGACCTTCACGGCGTCGAGGCGGTCATCGATAAGGACTTTGGCTCTTCTCTCCTGGCAAGGAACCTCGGCGCAGAGACCTTCGTCATCTCGACGGCCGTCGATGCCGTCTACCTTAACTTCGGAAAGGAAAATCAAAAGCCCATTCGAAGGGCCACCCTCTCCGAAGTGAAAGAATACTTGAAAGAGGGCCATTTCAAACCCGGCTCGATGCTTCCGAAGATCGAGGCCATCATTCAGTTCCTCGAAGGTGGCGGAAAGAGGGCCATCATCACCTCCCCCGAAAACCTCCTCAAGGCCCTTCGCGGAGAATCGGGCACCACCTTTTTCAATTGA
- the pyrB gene encoding aspartate carbamoyltransferase has product MSTLRGKDILHGNQFSKKEIEAILKVASEFEKELKKRGSIPLLKGKILATLFFEPSTRTRLSFETAMQRLGGGVIGMGSVESSSVAKGETLVDTVRTVSQYADVIVLRHPRLGSAKEAADATDVPIINAGDGAGQHPTQALLDVYTIKKEVGTLKNLTISLVGDLKYGRTVHALVEVLSLFGAKLYFVSPESLRMPEEITSNLKGRGVDIVETGDLFEAARASHLLYMTRIQKERFTELSEYEKVKGSFVIDRAFLDRLKKKITILHPLPRVDEIHPEVDAHPGAAYFRQVRNGVFVRMALLAMIFGKR; this is encoded by the coding sequence ATGTCAACTCTTCGGGGAAAGGATATCCTCCACGGGAATCAATTTTCGAAGAAGGAGATCGAGGCGATTCTCAAAGTGGCTTCGGAATTCGAGAAGGAGCTTAAAAAGAGAGGATCCATCCCGCTGTTAAAGGGGAAGATTTTGGCGACCCTCTTCTTCGAGCCGAGCACCCGCACCCGCCTCTCCTTCGAGACGGCGATGCAGCGCCTCGGAGGCGGGGTGATCGGCATGGGCTCGGTCGAAAGCTCCTCGGTGGCCAAAGGGGAGACGCTCGTCGACACGGTCCGGACCGTCTCTCAGTATGCGGACGTGATCGTCCTTCGACATCCCCGTCTCGGTTCGGCCAAGGAGGCGGCCGATGCGACCGACGTCCCGATCATCAACGCGGGGGACGGCGCGGGCCAGCACCCGACTCAGGCCCTCCTCGACGTCTACACCATCAAGAAAGAAGTCGGGACCCTTAAAAATCTGACGATATCGCTGGTCGGAGATCTCAAATACGGAAGGACGGTCCACGCCCTGGTGGAGGTCCTCTCCCTCTTCGGTGCGAAGCTCTACTTCGTCTCCCCTGAATCCCTCCGGATGCCCGAGGAGATCACCTCGAATTTGAAGGGAAGGGGCGTGGATATCGTCGAAACCGGAGATCTTTTCGAGGCGGCAAGGGCAAGCCATCTCCTCTATATGACCCGCATCCAGAAGGAGAGGTTCACCGAGCTTTCCGAATACGAGAAGGTAAAGGGAAGCTTCGTCATCGACCGGGCCTTTCTCGATCGGTTGAAGAAGAAGATCACGATCCTCCACCCCCTGCCCAGGGTCGATGAGATCCATCCCGAGGTGGACGCCCATCCCGGAGCCGCCTACTTCCGGCAGGTGAGAAATGGCGTCTTTGTGAGGATGGCCCTCCTGGCCATGATCTTCGGGAAGAGGTGA
- the hydA gene encoding dihydropyrimidinase, whose protein sequence is MGNQYDLLIQKGTVVTGMGLRKADVAITGEKIVKVEPGLKREEARKVIDASEKYVLPGVIDVHVHPVYEDDMGGASFSAAHGGVTTLIHFAYAKPGMKLIDTIRQYQEEGAQKSYLDFAIHGTLFDPATQIEEIPKAFELGVTSFKMFMAYAKLKWMTDDYHLAKAMDVIAECGGLAMVHAENGLVTDYFEDRSLARGEDQKKVFLKTRPDYLEAEAIFRAISIAAVTRCPLYIVHLSTGRGVAPIRQAKAEGQCVYVETCPQYLTLTDRTLQKLGPLAKIGPPLRTEKDRLALWEAIKKGIIDTIASDHAPKAKRIDDPFFESPYGSPQTETMLTVVYDEGVNRKRLKLQQLVRLFSENPAQIFGLYPRKGVIQKGADADLVVFDPNAIHTIRKENQHSQAPYTLYEGRRCRGKPVVVIQRGRILIEDGEMRGKPGEGRFLKTRITRVKL, encoded by the coding sequence ATGGGAAACCAATACGACCTTCTGATCCAGAAGGGGACGGTGGTGACAGGGATGGGCCTCCGGAAGGCCGATGTGGCCATCACTGGAGAAAAGATCGTCAAGGTCGAGCCCGGATTGAAGAGAGAGGAGGCCCGAAAGGTCATCGACGCCTCCGAAAAGTATGTGCTGCCCGGGGTGATCGATGTCCACGTCCATCCCGTCTACGAAGATGATATGGGAGGGGCCTCCTTTTCTGCGGCCCACGGCGGCGTGACGACCCTCATCCATTTCGCCTATGCCAAGCCCGGGATGAAACTGATCGATACGATCAGGCAGTATCAGGAAGAGGGGGCTCAAAAGTCCTATCTCGACTTTGCCATCCACGGGACGCTCTTCGACCCCGCCACCCAGATCGAAGAGATCCCCAAGGCCTTCGAGTTAGGGGTGACCTCCTTCAAGATGTTCATGGCCTATGCCAAGCTGAAGTGGATGACCGACGATTACCATCTGGCCAAGGCCATGGACGTGATCGCTGAATGCGGTGGCCTGGCCATGGTCCACGCTGAAAACGGACTGGTGACCGACTATTTCGAGGATCGTTCCCTTGCGAGGGGGGAGGATCAGAAGAAGGTCTTTCTCAAGACGAGGCCCGATTACCTCGAGGCCGAGGCCATCTTCAGGGCCATCTCGATCGCCGCGGTCACCCGCTGTCCTCTTTACATCGTCCATCTGAGCACGGGGAGAGGGGTTGCGCCTATCAGGCAGGCCAAGGCCGAGGGTCAATGCGTCTACGTGGAGACGTGTCCCCAGTATTTGACCCTGACGGACCGGACGCTCCAGAAGCTGGGGCCTCTTGCCAAGATCGGCCCCCCTTTGCGGACCGAAAAGGATCGCCTCGCCCTCTGGGAGGCGATTAAGAAGGGGATCATCGATACCATCGCAAGCGACCATGCGCCCAAGGCGAAGAGGATCGACGATCCCTTCTTCGAATCACCTTACGGCTCGCCCCAGACCGAGACGATGCTCACGGTCGTCTACGACGAGGGAGTGAACCGGAAGAGGCTTAAGCTTCAACAGCTCGTAAGGCTCTTCTCTGAAAACCCTGCCCAGATCTTCGGCCTCTATCCCCGAAAGGGTGTGATCCAGAAGGGAGCCGATGCCGATCTCGTCGTGTTCGACCCCAATGCCATTCATACGATCCGGAAGGAGAATCAGCACTCCCAGGCGCCCTACACCCTTTACGAAGGTCGAAGGTGCAGGGGGAAGCCCGTTGTTGTGATCCAGAGGGGAAGGATTCTCATCGAGGATGGAGAAATGAGAGGAAAGCCAGGAGAGGGCAGGTTCCTGAAAACGAGGATAACGAGGGTGAAGCTGTGA
- a CDS encoding (2Fe-2S)-binding protein — translation MKRQITLTVNGVKRELLVAPHELLLNVLRERLGLTGAKYGCGIGECGSCTVLLDGEPILSCLTLAVAVDGGEVVTIEGLAGSDGRLHPIQETFLEHGAVQCGFCTPGMILMAKNLLDQNPHPSEEEIRHHLRGNLCRCTGYTQIVQAIKAASDLRGEGR, via the coding sequence TTGAAGAGACAGATCACCCTGACCGTCAACGGCGTCAAAAGGGAGCTTCTGGTCGCTCCCCATGAACTCCTGTTGAATGTCCTGCGGGAACGATTGGGGTTGACCGGAGCCAAGTATGGATGCGGGATCGGGGAGTGCGGTTCCTGCACCGTTCTCCTGGACGGAGAGCCCATCCTTTCCTGTCTGACCCTTGCGGTGGCGGTCGATGGAGGTGAGGTCGTCACCATCGAAGGCCTTGCTGGATCGGACGGAAGGCTCCATCCGATCCAGGAGACCTTTTTGGAGCACGGAGCGGTCCAGTGTGGGTTCTGCACCCCCGGGATGATCCTGATGGCCAAGAACCTCCTCGATCAGAATCCCCATCCGAGCGAGGAGGAGATCCGGCACCATCTCAGGGGAAATCTCTGCCGTTGTACGGGTTACACCCAGATCGTCCAGGCGATAAAAGCGGCCTCTGACCTTAGAGGGGAAGGGAGGTGA
- the argF gene encoding ornithine carbamoyltransferase, which produces MAVQMKGRSLATLNDLTREELEQILKTSELLKLQLLRGQEHPLLKGKTLAMIFEKPSTRTRVSFEVGMWQLGGYALYLSANDLQLGRGETIGDTARTLSRYVNGIMARVFAHQTILDLIRYATVPVINGLSDFSHPCQGLADLFTVYEKKGRFEGLRLAYVGDGNNVAHSLIEGCSKVGMNIVLACPKGYEPDPEVVAEGRRVARRNGSDVVVTQDPHEAVRGADVVYTDVWASMGKEKEQAERVKILKPYQVNSDLVKGAKEDYIFMHCLPAHRGEEVTNEVADSPHSVIFDQAENRLHTQKALMALVM; this is translated from the coding sequence ATGGCTGTGCAGATGAAGGGCCGATCGCTGGCCACGCTCAATGACCTGACCCGGGAGGAGCTCGAGCAGATCCTCAAGACCTCTGAGTTGTTGAAGCTTCAACTTCTCCGGGGGCAAGAACATCCCTTGTTGAAGGGAAAGACCCTTGCGATGATCTTCGAAAAGCCCTCCACCCGGACCCGGGTCTCCTTCGAGGTGGGGATGTGGCAGTTGGGAGGTTATGCCCTCTACTTGAGCGCAAACGATTTGCAGTTGGGGAGGGGAGAAACGATCGGGGATACCGCGAGGACCCTTTCCCGCTATGTCAACGGGATCATGGCCAGGGTCTTCGCCCACCAGACGATCCTCGACCTCATCCGCTATGCCACGGTCCCGGTGATCAACGGGCTTTCCGATTTTTCCCACCCCTGTCAGGGCCTGGCCGACCTCTTCACCGTTTACGAGAAGAAAGGCAGGTTCGAGGGGTTGAGGTTGGCCTACGTGGGAGATGGCAACAACGTCGCCCACTCCCTCATCGAAGGGTGTTCGAAGGTGGGGATGAATATCGTCCTCGCCTGTCCCAAAGGGTACGAACCCGATCCGGAGGTCGTGGCCGAGGGAAGGAGGGTCGCCAGGAGGAACGGCTCCGACGTGGTCGTGACCCAGGATCCTCACGAGGCGGTCCGGGGAGCCGATGTGGTCTATACCGATGTCTGGGCGAGCATGGGCAAGGAGAAGGAGCAGGCAGAGAGGGTGAAAATCCTCAAACCTTATCAGGTCAACTCCGACCTGGTGAAGGGAGCCAAAGAAGATTACATCTTCATGCACTGCCTTCCGGCCCATCGGGGAGAGGAGGTGACCAACGAGGTCGCCGATTCTCCCCATAGCGTCATCTTCGATCAGGCGGAGAACCGGTTGCACACCCAGAAGGCCCTCATGGCCTTGGTGATGTAA